A part of Myxococcus landrumus genomic DNA contains:
- the ndk gene encoding nucleoside-diphosphate kinase: MAIERTLSIIKPDGLQKGVIGKIISRFEEKGLKPVAIRLQQLSQKEAEGFYAVHKARPFFKDLVQFMVSGPVVLMVLEGENAVLGNRDIMGATNPAQAAEGTIRKDFATSIDQNTVHGSDSLENAKNEIAYFFRETEIQPYEYTAKK; encoded by the coding sequence ATGGCCATCGAGCGTACGCTTTCCATCATCAAGCCGGACGGTCTGCAGAAGGGCGTCATCGGGAAGATCATCAGCCGCTTCGAGGAGAAGGGCCTGAAGCCGGTCGCCATCCGGCTGCAGCAGCTCTCCCAGAAGGAGGCCGAGGGCTTCTACGCGGTCCACAAGGCCCGGCCCTTCTTCAAGGACCTGGTGCAGTTCATGGTCTCCGGCCCGGTGGTCCTGATGGTGCTGGAGGGTGAGAACGCCGTCCTGGGCAACCGCGACATCATGGGCGCGACCAACCCCGCGCAGGCGGCCGAGGGCACCATCCGCAAGGACTTCGCAACCAGCATCGACCAGAACACGGTCCATGGTTCCGACAGCCTGGAGAACGCGAAGAACGAGATCGCGTACTTCTTCCGCGAGACGGAGATCCAGCCGTACGAGTACACCGCCAAGAAGTAG